A section of the Ornithinimicrobium sufpigmenti genome encodes:
- a CDS encoding cytochrome c oxidase subunit 4, whose product MRTEAKVFAALIPFFGLLTVIYAYFTNFGEWVGIIGLFLTMLFATWIAVYLWLTGRKTDPRPEDDLQGEIADLSGDFGHFTPYSWWPLYLGLSTSVVVLGIGVGWWLAVAAAPFLVISVVGWVFEHFRGEHAI is encoded by the coding sequence ATGCGAACTGAGGCCAAGGTCTTCGCAGCCCTGATCCCGTTCTTCGGGCTGCTCACCGTGATCTACGCCTACTTCACCAACTTCGGTGAGTGGGTCGGGATCATCGGGCTCTTCCTCACCATGCTGTTCGCCACCTGGATCGCCGTCTACCTGTGGCTGACCGGGCGCAAGACCGACCCGCGGCCCGAGGACGACCTGCAGGGGGAGATCGCGGACCTGTCCGGCGACTTCGGCCACTTCACGCCGTACTCCTGGTGGCCGCTGTACCTGGGACTGTCGACCTCGGTCGTGGTGCTGGGCATCGGCGTCGGGTGGTGGCTGGCCGTCGCGGCAGCGCCCTTCCTGGTCATCTCGGTCGTCGGCTGGGTCTTCGAGCACTTCCGGGGCGAGCACGCCATCTGA
- a CDS encoding quinone oxidoreductase family protein: protein MRAVIVERTGGPEVLTLVEQETPEPGAGEVRVDVAAGGVNFIDIYQRSGAYPLPLPFVAGSEGAGTVSALGPDVEGVSVGDRVAWAMVPGTGYAEQVVVPAGRLVPVPEGVELETAAAAMLQGMTAHYLVNSTFPAQQGQTALVTAAAGGVGLLLCQLLRAKGVRVIGTVGSPEKAELAKANGADEVVLYRQEDLVETVERLTSDEGVDVVYDGVGKDTFDAGLRLLRPRGMMVLFGAASGPVPPVDPQSLNAGGSLFLTRPSLAHYAADREELLWRAADVLGAIAGGELTIQVGGRYPLAEAQQAHEDLEGGRTTGKLLLIP from the coding sequence ATGCGTGCAGTCATCGTGGAACGAACCGGAGGACCTGAGGTCCTCACCCTGGTCGAGCAGGAGACCCCCGAGCCCGGTGCGGGCGAGGTGCGGGTCGACGTCGCGGCCGGGGGCGTCAACTTCATCGACATCTACCAGCGCTCCGGTGCCTACCCCCTCCCCCTGCCGTTCGTGGCGGGCAGCGAGGGGGCTGGCACCGTGTCCGCGCTCGGGCCGGACGTCGAGGGGGTCTCGGTCGGCGACCGGGTCGCCTGGGCCATGGTCCCGGGCACCGGGTATGCCGAGCAGGTCGTCGTCCCGGCCGGGAGGCTAGTCCCGGTGCCGGAGGGGGTGGAGCTGGAGACCGCGGCAGCGGCGATGCTGCAGGGCATGACCGCGCACTACCTGGTCAACTCCACCTTCCCGGCGCAGCAGGGCCAGACCGCCCTGGTCACGGCCGCGGCCGGAGGCGTGGGCCTGCTGCTCTGCCAGCTGCTGCGGGCCAAGGGGGTGCGCGTCATCGGCACGGTCGGCAGCCCTGAGAAGGCCGAGCTGGCCAAGGCCAACGGGGCGGACGAGGTCGTCCTCTACCGGCAGGAGGACCTGGTCGAGACGGTCGAGCGGCTCACCTCCGACGAGGGGGTCGACGTCGTCTACGACGGGGTCGGCAAGGACACCTTCGACGCCGGCCTGCGCCTGCTGCGTCCGCGCGGGATGATGGTCCTCTTCGGCGCCGCGAGCGGCCCGGTGCCCCCGGTAGACCCCCAGTCGCTCAACGCCGGCGGATCCCTCTTCCTCACCCGTCCCTCGCTGGCGCACTACGCCGCGGACCGAGAGGAGCTCCTGTGGCGGGCCGCGGACGTGCTCGGCGCGATCGCCGGCGGCGAGCTGACGATCCAGGTGGGCGGCCGATACCCCCTTGCCGAGGCGCAGCAGGCGCACGAGGACCTGGAAGGTGGCCGCACCACCGGCAAGCTGCTGCTCATCCCCTGA
- the trpD gene encoding anthranilate phosphoribosyltransferase translates to MSEQSPTWPDLLTALIRGEDLDTTQAAWAMDRVMSGEATPAQLASFLTALRAKGETVPEMTGLASMMLQHAHRFEVDGPTIDIVGTGGDRAMTVNISSMSAVVMAAAGAVVVKHGNRAASSRSGSADMLEALGVRLDLAPDDVAAVGREVGITFCFAQTFHPSMRHSAVVRKDLGVATAFNFLGPLTNPAQPRYAVVGSADARMAPLLAGVFAERGTQAVVFRGDDGLDEVTPATTTRMWWTPGTGEVHEWTLDPERLGLPTHPVEALRGADAEHNAQVARELFAGATGAVRDAVLLNAGTALALLNAGEDAQHPADEAGLHTRVRAGMDRAARAIDEGGAAAVVDRWVSATRDR, encoded by the coding sequence GTGAGCGAGCAGTCCCCCACCTGGCCAGACCTGCTGACCGCGCTCATCCGCGGTGAGGACCTCGACACCACCCAGGCCGCCTGGGCGATGGACCGGGTCATGTCCGGCGAGGCCACGCCGGCCCAGCTCGCCTCCTTCCTCACTGCGCTGCGGGCCAAGGGGGAGACCGTCCCGGAGATGACCGGGCTGGCCTCGATGATGCTCCAGCACGCGCACCGCTTCGAGGTGGACGGCCCGACCATCGACATCGTCGGCACCGGCGGTGACCGTGCGATGACCGTCAACATCTCCTCCATGTCGGCCGTCGTCATGGCGGCGGCGGGCGCGGTCGTGGTCAAGCACGGCAACCGGGCCGCGTCCAGCCGCTCCGGCTCCGCAGACATGCTGGAGGCCCTCGGGGTGCGCCTCGACCTGGCTCCGGACGATGTCGCGGCCGTGGGGCGCGAGGTCGGCATCACCTTCTGCTTCGCCCAGACCTTCCATCCCTCGATGCGGCACTCGGCCGTGGTCCGCAAGGACCTCGGCGTGGCCACCGCCTTCAACTTCCTCGGACCGCTGACCAACCCCGCGCAGCCCAGGTATGCGGTGGTCGGTTCGGCGGACGCCCGGATGGCACCCCTGCTCGCCGGCGTCTTCGCCGAGCGCGGGACGCAGGCGGTCGTCTTCCGTGGTGACGACGGCCTGGACGAGGTCACGCCCGCCACCACCACCCGGATGTGGTGGACCCCGGGCACCGGGGAGGTGCACGAGTGGACCCTCGACCCGGAGCGCCTCGGGCTGCCGACCCACCCGGTGGAGGCGCTGCGGGGGGCGGACGCCGAGCACAACGCGCAGGTGGCCAGGGAGCTCTTCGCCGGGGCGACCGGCGCGGTGCGGGATGCCGTGCTGCTCAACGCCGGCACTGCCCTGGCGCTGCTCAACGCCGGCGAGGACGCCCAGCACCCTGCCGACGAGGCGGGGCTGCATACCCGTGTCCGTGCCGGCATGGACCGGGCGGCGCGGGCGATCGACGAGGGTGGCGCGGCCGCCGTCGTGGACCGCTGGGTCTCCGCCACGAGAGACCGCTGA
- a CDS encoding response regulator, with product MTSPAAASPAVGTPSRSISVLLYSNDRAVRDHVRLAVGTRPADDVTVSSWTECATPDAVLMEVQGGDFDVLILDGEARPYGGMGLCRQLKSEIFQCPPVLVLTGRPGDGWLATWSLADAFLSRPLDESRLCAAVAELARR from the coding sequence ATGACCTCTCCCGCTGCTGCTTCGCCGGCCGTCGGCACCCCCTCCCGCTCCATCTCCGTGCTGCTCTACAGCAACGACCGTGCGGTCCGGGACCATGTGCGCCTGGCGGTCGGGACCCGTCCTGCGGATGACGTCACCGTGTCGAGCTGGACCGAGTGCGCCACGCCCGACGCGGTCCTGATGGAGGTCCAGGGCGGCGACTTCGACGTGCTCATCCTGGACGGCGAGGCCCGGCCCTACGGCGGCATGGGCCTCTGCCGCCAGCTCAAGAGCGAGATCTTCCAGTGCCCGCCGGTCCTCGTGCTCACCGGTCGTCCCGGAGACGGCTGGCTGGCGACCTGGTCCCTGGCCGACGCCTTCCTGTCCCGGCCGCTGGACGAGTCGCGCCTGTGCGCCGCCGTCGCCGAGCTCGCGCGCCGGTGA
- a CDS encoding aa3-type cytochrome oxidase subunit III, translating into MTDAERFHATASGPATRPNLTAVGTMVWLGSEIMFFAGLFAMYFTIRSVSPDLWAERTEYLDLTFASINTTILVVSSVWCQFGVWAAEKGIPHRTGRLLEIGKWGMREWYTLTYLFGATFIAGQVWEYATLISEGVTPSVDPYGSAFYITTGFHGLHVIGGLIAFLFIIGRSFTAKRYTHAQATGAVVTSYYWHFVDIVWVALFAVIYLVR; encoded by the coding sequence ATGACCGACGCGGAGCGGTTCCACGCGACCGCCTCCGGACCGGCCACCCGGCCGAATCTGACGGCCGTGGGCACCATGGTCTGGCTGGGCAGCGAGATCATGTTCTTCGCGGGGCTGTTCGCGATGTACTTCACGATCCGCTCGGTGTCCCCGGACCTGTGGGCCGAGCGCACGGAGTACCTCGACCTGACCTTCGCCTCGATCAACACCACGATCCTGGTCGTCTCCTCGGTGTGGTGCCAGTTCGGCGTCTGGGCCGCGGAGAAGGGGATCCCGCACCGCACCGGCCGCCTGCTGGAGATCGGCAAGTGGGGCATGCGTGAGTGGTACACGCTCACGTACCTCTTCGGCGCGACGTTCATCGCCGGCCAGGTCTGGGAGTACGCCACCTTGATCAGCGAGGGTGTCACGCCCAGCGTCGACCCCTACGGCTCGGCGTTCTACATCACCACCGGCTTCCACGGTCTGCACGTCATCGGTGGCCTGATCGCCTTCCTCTTCATCATCGGCCGCAGCTTCACGGCCAAGCGGTACACCCACGCCCAGGCCACCGGCGCCGTCGTCACCTCCTACTACTGGCACTTCGTCGACATCGTGTGGGTCGCGCTGTTCGCCGTCATCTACCTCGTTCGGTAA
- a CDS encoding cytochrome bc1 complex diheme cytochrome c subunit, giving the protein MSSLAARRRSPYALLVLLVLGLMFTGTAYAALQPSTARPGTSAATSSAEEIAHGEQLFLANCASCHGLNAEGNEPIGPSLHGVGAAAVDFQVGTGRMPLASPATQSERNEQQVRFNQEEISAMAAYVDSLAPGPAVPDEEWLDPSQGDPANGGAIYRTNCAMCHNSSGTGGALTRGKYAPSLMGVQPVHIYEAMLTGPQAMPVFNDQNITPEEKRDVIAFIDAIDNGVNDHGGSGMGNLGPAGDTLFAWTFGIAAFLGAAVWLGRKAA; this is encoded by the coding sequence GTGAGTTCTCTCGCCGCCCGTCGCCGCAGCCCCTATGCGTTGCTGGTGCTGCTCGTGCTGGGGCTGATGTTCACCGGGACCGCGTATGCGGCCCTGCAGCCCAGCACCGCCCGTCCCGGCACCTCCGCGGCGACCTCCTCGGCCGAGGAGATCGCGCACGGGGAGCAGCTGTTCCTGGCCAACTGCGCCAGCTGCCACGGGCTGAACGCCGAGGGCAACGAGCCCATCGGACCCTCCCTGCACGGGGTCGGGGCCGCCGCCGTGGACTTCCAGGTCGGCACCGGCCGGATGCCGCTGGCCTCGCCGGCGACGCAGTCGGAGCGCAACGAGCAGCAGGTGCGCTTCAACCAGGAGGAGATCTCCGCGATGGCCGCCTACGTCGACTCGCTGGCCCCGGGGCCGGCCGTGCCCGACGAGGAGTGGCTCGACCCGTCCCAGGGTGACCCCGCCAACGGCGGCGCCATCTACCGGACCAACTGCGCGATGTGCCACAACTCCTCCGGGACCGGCGGCGCGCTGACCCGGGGCAAGTACGCACCCAGCCTCATGGGCGTGCAGCCGGTGCACATCTACGAGGCCATGCTGACCGGCCCGCAGGCGATGCCGGTCTTCAACGACCAGAACATCACCCCCGAGGAGAAGCGCGACGTGATCGCCTTCATCGACGCGATCGACAACGGGGTCAACGACCACGGCGGGTCCGGCATGGGTAACCTCGGCCCCGCCGGCGACACGCTGTTCGCCTGGACCTTCGGTATCGCGGCCTTCCTCGGCGCCGCGGTCTGGCTCGGACGGAAGGCTGCCTGA
- a CDS encoding cytochrome bc1 complex Rieske iron-sulfur subunit, producing the protein MSTHDDNHVPARPADQPAHDQPAQPERFENPGLPPHRPRRADLDPKAAKRAEVQVVALFTLSVISSIAFVVAYFAIDPQARAFVPGIGEMNGFHLALGVTMGLSLLGIGLGAIHWAKTLMPDEEFVEERHPQASTEEDRLGAGQVLSHGWRSSQLNRRSAILGSAGGALGLFALPVVLPAIAGLGPAPRREQLFSTNWEAGRRLMIDPAGTPIRAADLTQGSVFHVMPDGFVGHTAIEEHGAEAVMNSRAKDPVILVRMNPAEIKSQKQREWGVDGIVAYSKVCTHVGCPVALYEQRTHHLLCPCHQSTFDMADDCNVIFGPAKRPLPQLPITIDDEGYLVAADDFREPIGVSFWERERPELLPGGNS; encoded by the coding sequence ATGAGCACGCACGACGACAACCACGTGCCGGCGCGGCCGGCGGACCAGCCGGCGCACGACCAGCCGGCCCAGCCCGAGCGGTTCGAGAACCCCGGCCTCCCGCCGCACCGTCCGCGGCGCGCCGACCTGGACCCCAAGGCCGCCAAGCGGGCCGAGGTCCAGGTCGTGGCCCTGTTCACGCTCTCGGTCATCTCCTCCATCGCCTTCGTGGTGGCCTACTTCGCCATCGACCCGCAGGCGCGGGCCTTCGTCCCCGGCATCGGGGAGATGAACGGCTTCCACCTGGCCCTGGGCGTGACCATGGGTCTGTCCCTGCTAGGCATCGGCCTGGGCGCGATCCACTGGGCCAAGACCCTCATGCCCGACGAGGAGTTCGTGGAGGAGCGCCACCCGCAGGCCTCCACCGAGGAGGACCGGCTCGGCGCGGGCCAGGTGCTCTCGCACGGCTGGCGCAGCTCCCAGCTGAACCGTCGCAGCGCCATCCTCGGCTCGGCCGGCGGGGCACTGGGTCTGTTCGCCCTGCCGGTGGTGCTGCCGGCCATCGCCGGCCTGGGCCCCGCGCCCCGGCGCGAGCAGCTCTTCAGCACCAACTGGGAGGCCGGGCGGCGGCTCATGATTGACCCCGCCGGGACCCCGATCCGCGCCGCGGACCTCACCCAGGGCTCGGTGTTCCACGTCATGCCCGACGGCTTCGTGGGGCACACCGCCATCGAGGAGCACGGCGCCGAGGCGGTCATGAACTCTCGGGCCAAGGACCCGGTCATCCTGGTCCGGATGAACCCGGCGGAGATCAAGAGCCAGAAGCAGCGCGAGTGGGGCGTCGACGGCATCGTGGCCTACTCCAAGGTCTGCACGCACGTCGGCTGCCCGGTGGCGCTGTACGAGCAGCGCACGCACCACCTGCTCTGCCCCTGCCACCAGTCCACCTTCGACATGGCCGATGACTGCAACGTCATCTTCGGTCCCGCCAAGCGGCCGCTGCCCCAGCTGCCGATCACGATCGACGACGAGGGCTACCTCGTCGCCGCGGACGACTTCCGCGAGCCGATCGGGGTCAGCTTCTGGGAGCGCGAGCGTCCCGAGCTCCTGCCTGGAGGTAACTCATGA
- a CDS encoding cytochrome bc1 complex cytochrome b subunit, translated as MTAYVPQGADSLREDAPGGAESKFDPNNQASPDAQFPKALIWADDRTGAAKGMRYLLRKVFPDHWSFLLGEVAMYSMIIALITGTFLTLWFVPSMGHITYEGSYVPLKGVGMSEAYASTLDISFEVKGGLLIRQLHHWSALFFIIGLALHAARVFFTGAFRKPREINWVIGTVLALLAIIEGFAGYSLPDDLLSGTGIRAMNGFMMSAPVIGTWLTFFVFGGEFPGEAIIPRLYIAHVLLLPALIVGLFVAHLLLVVVHKHTQYPGPGRTNDNVVGFPVMPVYAAKAGGFFFVVFGLTALISALVQINAVWVYGPYDPTQVTAGSQPDFYMWFSDGALRLLPGWLEFTIFDTVWSFNIFLGSLVLLPLVFIVMGAYPFFEAWVTGDKREHHLLQRPRNAPVRTGIGAAAISIYLVLSLATINDILAVLLNLSINDITIVFRTMFFVLPVVVFFVVKKLCQSLQRHDREKVLHGHETGTIIRTPEGKFFELHEPMDAYERWALVQHEMPKPLALTSGPDVDEHGVARKRGPLTGLRNGLSNFFYRDVVEPVTPAELAAAQHHGEAEALEVARTPQIGAPVDDAAGDDDFEDTHGSAVQAPSHRP; from the coding sequence ATGACCGCCTACGTCCCCCAGGGAGCCGACAGCCTGCGCGAGGACGCGCCGGGTGGCGCGGAGTCGAAGTTCGACCCGAACAACCAGGCCTCCCCGGACGCCCAGTTCCCCAAGGCGCTGATCTGGGCGGACGACCGCACCGGCGCGGCGAAGGGGATGCGCTACCTGCTGCGGAAGGTCTTCCCCGACCACTGGAGCTTCCTGCTCGGCGAGGTCGCGATGTACTCGATGATCATCGCGCTGATCACCGGCACCTTCCTCACCCTGTGGTTCGTGCCCAGCATGGGCCACATCACCTACGAGGGCTCCTACGTCCCGCTCAAGGGTGTGGGGATGTCGGAGGCCTACGCCTCGACGCTGGACATCAGCTTCGAGGTCAAGGGCGGGCTGCTCATCCGGCAGCTGCACCACTGGTCGGCACTGTTCTTCATCATCGGCCTGGCGCTGCACGCGGCCCGCGTCTTCTTCACCGGCGCCTTCCGCAAGCCGCGTGAGATCAACTGGGTCATCGGCACCGTGCTGGCGCTGCTGGCGATCATCGAGGGCTTCGCCGGCTACTCCCTGCCGGACGACCTGCTCTCCGGCACCGGTATCCGGGCGATGAACGGCTTCATGATGTCCGCGCCGGTCATCGGCACCTGGCTGACCTTCTTCGTCTTCGGCGGCGAGTTCCCGGGCGAGGCGATCATCCCGCGCCTGTACATCGCGCACGTGCTGCTGCTGCCCGCGCTCATCGTCGGGCTGTTCGTGGCGCACCTGCTGCTGGTGGTCGTGCACAAGCACACCCAGTACCCCGGCCCCGGCCGCACGAACGACAACGTGGTGGGCTTCCCGGTCATGCCGGTGTATGCCGCCAAGGCCGGCGGGTTCTTCTTCGTGGTCTTCGGCCTCACCGCGCTGATCTCGGCCCTGGTCCAGATCAACGCGGTCTGGGTGTACGGACCCTACGACCCGACACAGGTCACCGCAGGATCCCAGCCGGACTTCTACATGTGGTTCTCCGACGGGGCACTGCGCCTGTTGCCAGGATGGTTGGAGTTCACCATCTTCGACACGGTGTGGAGCTTCAACATCTTCCTGGGCTCCCTGGTCCTGCTGCCGCTGGTCTTCATCGTCATGGGCGCCTACCCCTTCTTCGAGGCCTGGGTCACCGGCGACAAGCGGGAGCACCACCTGCTCCAGCGTCCCCGCAACGCCCCGGTCCGGACCGGCATCGGTGCGGCAGCCATCTCGATCTACCTCGTGCTCTCGCTCGCGACGATCAACGACATCCTCGCGGTCCTGCTGAACCTGTCGATCAACGACATCACGATCGTCTTCCGGACCATGTTCTTCGTGCTTCCGGTCGTGGTCTTCTTCGTGGTCAAGAAGCTCTGCCAGAGCCTGCAGCGGCACGACCGGGAGAAGGTGCTGCACGGTCACGAGACGGGCACGATCATCCGCACGCCCGAGGGCAAGTTCTTCGAGCTCCACGAGCCCATGGACGCCTACGAGCGTTGGGCGCTGGTGCAGCACGAGATGCCCAAGCCGCTGGCGCTGACCTCCGGCCCGGACGTCGACGAGCACGGGGTGGCCCGCAAGCGTGGCCCGCTGACGGGGCTGCGCAACGGGCTGTCCAACTTCTTCTACCGCGACGTCGTCGAGCCGGTGACCCCGGCCGAGCTGGCGGCCGCCCAGCACCACGGCGAGGCCGAGGCGCTGGAGGTCGCGCGGACCCCGCAGATCGGGGCCCCGGTGGACGACGCGGCGGGCGACGACGACTTCGAGGACACGCACGGCTCCGCGGTGCAGGCACCGAGTCATCGCCCCTGA
- a CDS encoding metallopeptidase family protein encodes MSREEFEEAVGDALDLVPAQLMDQLDNVVFLVEDEPPSEDPDLLGVYDGIPLTERDLAWGGYVPDRITVFRGPLLRMCQDREELLEEIAVTVVHEIAHHFGIDDDRLHDLGWG; translated from the coding sequence ATGTCGCGGGAGGAGTTCGAGGAGGCCGTCGGGGACGCTCTCGACCTGGTGCCCGCGCAGCTGATGGACCAGCTGGACAACGTCGTCTTCCTCGTGGAGGACGAGCCACCGTCGGAGGACCCGGACCTGCTCGGGGTCTACGACGGCATCCCGCTGACCGAGCGCGACCTGGCGTGGGGCGGGTACGTCCCGGACCGGATCACCGTCTTCCGGGGCCCCCTGCTGCGCATGTGTCAGGACCGGGAGGAGCTGCTCGAGGAGATCGCGGTCACGGTCGTGCACGAGATCGCCCACCATTTCGGTATCGACGACGACCGCTTGCACGACCTGGGCTGGGGCTGA
- a CDS encoding Lrp/AsnC family transcriptional regulator: protein MISAIVLIKAEVDRIPEAAQQIAEIEGISEVYSVTGDIDLIAVARVSRHEQFADVIADRLNKVAGVLETNTHIAFRTYSAEDLDAGFALGLDGE from the coding sequence GTGATTTCCGCCATCGTCTTGATCAAGGCCGAGGTTGACCGCATCCCCGAGGCCGCCCAGCAGATCGCCGAGATCGAGGGCATCAGCGAGGTCTACTCGGTCACCGGGGACATCGACCTCATCGCCGTTGCCAGGGTCTCCCGCCACGAACAGTTCGCGGACGTCATCGCCGACCGGCTCAACAAGGTGGCGGGTGTCCTCGAGACCAACACCCACATCGCCTTCCGCACCTACTCCGCCGAGGATCTCGACGCTGGTTTCGCCCTCGGCCTGGACGGCGAGTAG
- a CDS encoding DEDD exonuclease domain-containing protein, giving the protein MPPSTFMAMQMVQETFADLGTALADVTFVVVDLETTGGSPAGSQITEIGAVKVRGGEVLGEFQTLVRPTTPIPAFISVLTGITNAMVADAPRIASVLPQFLQFASGSVLVAHNAGFDVSFLKAAALETGHPWPGFAVLDTVRLARQLVHKDEAPNHKLSSLARLFGAATTPDHRALHDARATVDVLHGLVARVGNLGVHTLEELQSYSSRVSPAQRRKRFLAEAMPAAPGVYVFRGARGEPLYVGTARDLRRRTLTYFTGSETRRRMAEMIGLAESLTPIVCATPLEASVRELRLIAEHKPRYNRRSRHPEKAVWVKLTDEAFPRLSVVRSVKHDRAHYAGPFASRRTAEAAISAVHEVVPLRQCTTRLSARSVADSACMLFDLGRCGGPCVGAQTPDDYADVVARARAALGGSSREIVTALRERLDDLAGQERFEEASTLRDRMMALVRASARAQRLRPLTRTPQLIAARRRDEGGWELVCVRHGRLAGTSVSPPGADPMPYVAALRETAEVVITDDTGAAALPEETELVLGWLEKPGTRLVDLQGEWTCPVDGAGSSRATLEPQAESWTAVEPFDQGLTRPWDRPAGAVPA; this is encoded by the coding sequence GTGCCCCCGTCTACGTTCATGGCCATGCAGATGGTGCAGGAGACGTTCGCGGACCTGGGGACCGCCCTGGCTGACGTCACCTTCGTCGTCGTCGACCTCGAGACCACCGGTGGCTCGCCCGCCGGATCCCAGATCACCGAGATCGGCGCGGTGAAGGTGCGCGGCGGGGAGGTGCTCGGGGAGTTCCAGACCCTGGTGCGGCCGACGACCCCGATCCCGGCGTTCATCTCGGTCCTCACCGGTATCACCAACGCGATGGTCGCCGACGCTCCCCGGATCGCGAGCGTGCTGCCCCAGTTCCTGCAGTTCGCCTCCGGGTCGGTGCTGGTGGCGCACAACGCGGGCTTCGACGTCTCCTTCCTCAAGGCGGCGGCGCTGGAGACCGGTCACCCCTGGCCGGGCTTCGCGGTGCTCGACACCGTCCGGCTGGCACGCCAGCTCGTCCACAAGGACGAGGCGCCCAACCACAAGCTGAGCAGCCTGGCCCGTCTCTTCGGCGCAGCCACCACCCCGGACCACCGGGCTCTGCACGACGCCAGGGCCACCGTGGACGTGCTGCACGGCCTCGTCGCCCGCGTGGGCAACCTCGGGGTTCACACCCTGGAGGAGCTGCAGTCCTACAGCTCCCGCGTCAGCCCGGCCCAACGCCGCAAGCGCTTCCTGGCAGAGGCCATGCCTGCCGCGCCAGGAGTCTACGTCTTCCGCGGGGCCCGCGGCGAGCCGCTCTACGTCGGGACGGCCCGCGACCTGCGCCGGCGCACGCTGACCTACTTCACCGGATCGGAGACCCGCCGTCGCATGGCGGAGATGATCGGGCTGGCGGAGTCGCTCACCCCGATCGTGTGCGCCACCCCCTTGGAGGCCTCCGTCCGCGAGCTGCGTCTGATCGCCGAGCACAAGCCGCGCTACAACCGGCGCTCGCGTCACCCGGAGAAGGCGGTCTGGGTCAAGCTCACCGACGAGGCCTTCCCCCGGCTCTCCGTGGTCCGGAGCGTGAAGCACGACCGCGCCCACTACGCCGGTCCCTTCGCCAGCCGGCGCACCGCCGAGGCCGCGATCAGCGCCGTGCACGAGGTCGTCCCCCTGCGCCAGTGCACCACCCGACTGTCGGCGCGGTCCGTGGCGGACTCCGCCTGCATGCTCTTCGACCTGGGCCGCTGCGGCGGGCCGTGCGTCGGCGCCCAGACCCCTGACGACTACGCCGACGTCGTGGCCCGTGCGCGAGCGGCGCTGGGTGGCAGCTCCCGCGAGATCGTGACCGCGCTCCGCGAGCGGCTCGACGACCTGGCAGGGCAGGAGCGTTTCGAGGAGGCCAGCACCCTGCGCGACCGGATGATGGCGCTGGTCCGGGCGTCCGCCCGCGCACAGCGGCTACGTCCCCTGACCCGCACCCCCCAGCTCATCGCAGCCCGCCGCCGTGACGAGGGTGGCTGGGAGCTGGTCTGCGTGCGGCACGGCCGGCTGGCGGGCACCTCGGTCAGTCCGCCCGGGGCCGACCCCATGCCGTACGTCGCCGCGCTCCGGGAGACGGCCGAGGTCGTCATCACCGACGACACGGGGGCGGCCGCCCTGCCCGAGGAGACCGAGCTGGTCCTGGGTTGGTTGGAGAAGCCGGGCACCAGGCTGGTCGACCTGCAGGGCGAGTGGACCTGTCCCGTGGACGGCGCCGGCTCATCCCGCGCCACCCTGGAGCCGCAGGCCGAGTCGTGGACCGCGGTGGAGCCGTTCGACCAAGGACTGACCCGCCCCTGGGACCGGCCCGCGGGCGCCGTACCGGCCTGA